The Brienomyrus brachyistius isolate T26 unplaced genomic scaffold, BBRACH_0.4 scaffold55, whole genome shotgun sequence genome includes a region encoding these proteins:
- the LOC125724136 gene encoding germinal-center associated nuclear protein-like, whose protein sequence is MSQLENLLERLRQDCVGRGGGPDKEPTFWEVPWDEIVMLCVEHQLRDWNPPGCPVSEDVISDDGEISVYFLSDGLQGFIPPSCWVDAVKQTHRDKQQGKAGCHQSMWPHPRLARPRLQQKLFHSMVEDPESGSGVAPVLHAASSPQDLLARIEEEKEQSRRFEDQLRTWLDVESLGPSSSSSPLFLPSSLLSVPEIVVPSPKMAAPPALALQKERSVRSDQARGAASLYISADVTQARI, encoded by the exons atgtcccagttggagaaccttttggagaggctgcgtcaggactgtgtgggccgaggtggggggccggacaaggagcccactttctgggaggtgccctgggacgaaattgtcatgctctgtgtagagcaccaactccgggactggaaccctcctgggtgccccgtgagtgaag atgtcatcagtgacgacggagaaatctcggtgtatttcctgagcgatgggctgcagggcttcataccgccgtcctgctgggtggatgccgtaaagcagacgcacagggacaagcagcaggggaaggcagg gtgtcaccagagcatgtggcctcatcctcgactggccaggccacgtcttcaacagaagctgtttcacagcatggttgaggaccctgagtccggatccggtgttgcccctgttttgcatgctgcctccagcccccaggacctcctggctcgcattgaggaggagaaagaacagagccgcag gttcgaggaccagctgcgtacctggcttgacgtcgagtccctgggcccttcctcttcctcctcaccacttttcttgccttcttcgttactgtctgtaccggagatcgtagtgccctccccaaagatggctgccccacctgcacttgccctg cagaaggagcgcagtgtccgcagtgaccaggccaggggagctgccagtttgtatatttccgcagatgtgacacaggcgcggatataa